Proteins encoded together in one Desulfatiglans sp. window:
- a CDS encoding response regulator: MERILVVDDNKQNIYMAEILFAGNGFEVETASNGKEALEKGRANPPDLLISDILMPVMDGFALCREWRKDETLKNIPFVFYTATYTEPEDEQFALSLGADRFIKKPLDTIELIRITKELMNRNKTGAHPDKELESPQEEVYLRLYNQALVHKLEDKLFQLEEANKRLEYEIRERKYAEQRLYSYERQIAQSQKMEALGSLAGGIAHDFNNILMAIMAHAELALLDSSENIPNNKNIEQIQVACNRAKELINQILTFSRQAGMEKRPIKVSAIAQEVLKLIKSSLPPGIEIIQKIESKSPVMANPTQIYQVLINLCTNASHAIKEKEGIIEVRLSDVIIDNPEEPELKGLAPGRYQKLEVMDNGSGIKADDLEEIFTPYFTTRKEEGGTGLGLSVVQNIVKNSGGRITVKSTYGDGATFSLFFPVCHAGDGKELYDSAVIKTEKEHILFVDDEATFMEMAVEMLKKLGYRVTAFSESQAALKAFKARHMEFDLVLSDIEMPFMSGLELINELHAIHNDIPVVLCTGFSDRITDKRADELNIKGFLMKPFILSDLSKTIRKALGKSDGDIK, encoded by the coding sequence ATGGAAAGAATACTGGTTGTGGATGACAATAAGCAGAACATTTATATGGCTGAGATACTTTTTGCAGGAAACGGCTTTGAAGTTGAGACAGCATCAAATGGAAAAGAGGCGCTTGAAAAGGGGCGCGCCAACCCGCCAGACCTGCTTATTTCTGATATCCTCATGCCCGTTATGGATGGTTTTGCCCTGTGCCGCGAGTGGCGCAAGGATGAAACCCTCAAAAATATCCCATTTGTCTTCTATACTGCCACCTATACAGAACCTGAAGACGAACAGTTTGCATTAAGCCTTGGGGCTGACCGGTTTATTAAAAAACCTCTTGATACCATTGAACTGATCAGGATCACGAAAGAGCTGATGAACAGGAACAAAACCGGCGCACACCCTGATAAAGAGCTGGAATCACCTCAGGAAGAGGTCTATCTCAGACTTTATAATCAGGCCCTTGTTCACAAACTTGAGGATAAACTCTTTCAGCTTGAAGAGGCAAATAAGAGGCTTGAGTATGAAATCAGGGAGCGTAAGTATGCTGAACAGAGGCTTTACAGTTACGAGAGGCAGATAGCCCAGTCGCAAAAGATGGAGGCATTAGGCAGCCTTGCAGGAGGCATAGCCCATGACTTTAATAATATCCTCATGGCAATAATGGCCCATGCTGAACTGGCGCTTTTAGACAGCAGTGAAAATATCCCGAACAATAAAAATATTGAACAGATACAGGTGGCATGCAACAGGGCAAAGGAGCTTATTAACCAGATACTCACATTCAGCAGGCAGGCCGGCATGGAAAAAAGGCCGATCAAGGTAAGCGCTATAGCCCAGGAGGTGCTCAAGCTTATCAAATCCTCCCTGCCTCCCGGTATAGAGATAATACAAAAGATCGAGAGTAAGTCACCGGTTATGGCTAATCCGACCCAGATATATCAGGTGCTGATAAACCTCTGTACGAACGCAAGCCATGCAATAAAAGAGAAAGAGGGGATTATTGAGGTGCGGTTATCTGATGTAATCATTGATAATCCCGAAGAGCCGGAGTTGAAGGGGCTTGCTCCTGGAAGATATCAGAAGCTGGAGGTAATGGATAATGGGAGCGGTATAAAGGCAGATGACCTGGAGGAGATATTTACCCCCTACTTTACGACCAGAAAGGAGGAAGGGGGCACAGGTCTGGGCCTCTCTGTAGTGCAAAATATAGTAAAAAACTCGGGAGGTCGAATCACAGTCAAAAGCACATATGGAGATGGCGCCACATTCAGTCTGTTTTTCCCTGTTTGTCATGCTGGTGATGGAAAGGAATTGTACGACAGTGCGGTTATTAAAACTGAGAAGGAACACATCCTTTTTGTTGATGATGAGGCCACTTTCATGGAGATGGCCGTTGAGATGCTGAAAAAACTTGGCTACAGGGTTACAGCATTCAGCGAAAGCCAGGCTGCGCTTAAGGCATTCAAGGCAAGGCATATGGAATTTGATCTTGTATTAAGTGATATTGAAATGCCATTTATGTCAGGGCTTGAACTGATAAATGAACTCCATGCCATCCATAATGATATCCCGGTAGTTCTCTGCACAGGTTTCAGCGACCGGATTACTGATAAAAGGGCAGATGAACTTAATATAAAAGGCTTTCTGATGAAGCCATTTATCCTGTCTGACCTGTCAAAAACCATTAGAAAGGCGCTGGGAAAATCTGATGGGGATATAAAATGA
- a CDS encoding type I restriction enzyme HsdR N-terminal domain-containing protein, giving the protein MTSNEKWNLLCDYYVKNYNSPEQKIQSIWESIFSELFGYSRLENEIDRQRNIQIGSTERVITDIIIRNHETDLFIIELKQGCMFINNSMIKQLFSYLKQLNNDLGILICNKIHIFDYNYHKNDEEQNKIEIEFLPDNPDGIKFVELFSKHNFNKESIKKFIQQKKEKFENIQVIKKELLKDLIWDLLAKHFLSRYTKEEFDEATKSFNINISQVNSAIQESISKQPITNNDITGTHAQSLSKSDAINLCKQNGINVNGFITFSSENASNLKFWANPSKKCLTQNWWLLLNDVSRRQLHVFYIPGNSIQENQIKTRGDLPDKIDLQIINKNSIFEDSRSKLNFNKWYFKNISVAY; this is encoded by the coding sequence ATGACATCAAATGAAAAGTGGAATTTACTCTGTGATTATTATGTTAAGAATTACAATTCACCAGAACAAAAAATACAAAGCATATGGGAGAGTATTTTTTCTGAATTATTTGGATATAGTCGCCTAGAAAATGAAATTGATAGGCAGCGAAATATCCAAATTGGCTCAACTGAAAGGGTTATTACAGATATAATTATTAGGAATCATGAAACTGATTTATTTATCATCGAATTAAAACAAGGTTGCATGTTCATAAATAACAGCATGATAAAGCAACTTTTTAGTTACCTGAAACAGTTGAATAATGATTTAGGAATATTAATATGTAATAAAATTCATATATTTGATTATAATTATCATAAAAATGATGAAGAACAGAATAAAATAGAGATAGAGTTTCTACCGGATAATCCTGACGGCATCAAATTTGTTGAGCTTTTTAGTAAACATAATTTCAATAAAGAATCTATAAAAAAGTTTATACAACAAAAAAAGGAAAAATTTGAAAATATTCAAGTGATTAAAAAAGAACTGTTAAAAGATTTAATTTGGGATTTACTTGCGAAACATTTCTTAAGCAGATATACAAAAGAAGAATTTGATGAAGCTACAAAATCCTTTAATATCAATATTTCCCAAGTGAATAGTGCTATTCAAGAAAGTATAAGTAAACAACCTATAACTAATAATGATATTACCGGTACACATGCACAATCCTTATCGAAAAGTGATGCAATCAATTTATGCAAACAAAATGGAATCAATGTTAATGGTTTTATTACTTTTTCGTCGGAAAACGCATCAAATCTTAAGTTTTGGGCAAATCCATCAAAAAAGTGTTTAACTCAGAATTGGTGGTTATTACTTAATGATGTTAGTAGAAGACAATTGCATGTTTTTTATATACCGGGAAATTCAATACAAGAAAATCAGATTAAAACAAGGGGAGATTTACCTGATAAAATTGATCTACAAATTATAAATAAGAATAGTATTTTTGAAGATAGTAGAAGTAAACTAAATTTTAATAAATGGTATTTTAAAAATATTTCTGTAGCTTATTAA
- a CDS encoding flavin reductase family protein: protein MKKSFGAKTLIFPTPVWCVGTYDARGIANIMTIAWGGICCSEPPCVSISIRKATYTYGNIIERNAFTLSVPPQKQAAIADYFGMASGRNENKFEKAGITPVKAALVNAPYPEEFPMSLECALMQYHDLGLHTLFVGKILDVKVDEAVLNEKGEPDINKVDPFVFTPFSGGYYGIGNFVGKAFGIGRELC, encoded by the coding sequence ATGAAAAAATCATTCGGGGCTAAAACGCTTATATTCCCCACGCCTGTATGGTGTGTGGGCACATACGATGCCAGGGGTATAGCAAATATTATGACCATTGCATGGGGCGGTATATGCTGCTCCGAGCCTCCATGTGTGAGTATTTCCATTCGTAAGGCCACATACACCTATGGCAATATCATTGAACGAAATGCATTTACCTTAAGCGTGCCCCCTCAAAAACAGGCGGCTATAGCTGATTACTTTGGCATGGCATCGGGTAGAAATGAAAACAAATTTGAAAAGGCTGGTATTACACCTGTAAAGGCGGCCTTGGTTAATGCCCCATACCCTGAAGAGTTTCCCATGTCGCTTGAATGTGCGCTTATGCAGTACCATGACTTGGGGCTCCATACCCTGTTCGTGGGGAAAATCCTTGATGTCAAGGTGGATGAGGCGGTTTTAAATGAGAAAGGAGAACCGGATATAAACAAGGTTGATCCCTTTGTCTTTACACCCTTTAGCGGCGGGTATTATGGTATTGGTAATTTTGTCGGCAAGGCCTTTGGCATTGGCAGGGAGTTATGCTGA
- a CDS encoding response regulator: MSETVLVIEDNEQNMYLMNFILEKNGFRVIKAMDGHDGIEIACREIPDLILLDIQLPRMDGYEVARNLRKSAGLKEVPIIAVTSYAMVGDKEKAIAAGCTGYIEKPINPNTFVDEIKKYL; this comes from the coding sequence ATGTCAGAAACCGTGCTTGTTATTGAGGATAATGAACAGAACATGTACCTGATGAATTTCATACTTGAAAAAAATGGCTTCAGGGTGATAAAGGCAATGGATGGGCATGATGGGATAGAGATTGCATGCCGGGAAATACCTGATCTCATACTCCTTGATATCCAGTTACCCCGCATGGACGGTTATGAGGTGGCTAGAAACCTCAGAAAGTCGGCAGGGTTAAAAGAGGTGCCTATAATAGCTGTTACCTCCTATGCAATGGTTGGCGACAAGGAAAAGGCCATAGCAGCCGGGTGTACCGGGTATATAGAAAAACCTATCAACCCCAACACCTTTGTTGATGAGATAAAAAAATATTTGTAA